The following proteins are co-located in the Halarcobacter sp. genome:
- a CDS encoding ABC transporter ATP-binding protein: MSDKKEKIDLKYIWKLLLKNKRNLILGQFVTILAILLSVPIPLMLPALVDEVLLDKPDFFVNTINSYFGAGDTFYYIAIVTLCVIFLRFIHFITTVINTKIFTSISKFVTFKIREKLITHLKNVSMNEYESIGSGAVAANLITDVNTLDNFIVTSASKFIASILTLIAVSIVMIAIHPILGLMILFIQPIIMILSKKISKQVGTLKKIENQAIEEFQDNIGESLELFGQIKASNKEAYFFDDAIKKAEKIKETSNDYSYKSVAYERFSFTIFLIAFEILRASGLVMVAYSDLSIGMMFAMFGYIWFIMTPVQDILSMQYSYTTANAAIKRINKILDLSTENSGNRKLEKSSNGIEIKIDNLNFSYNKDKKILKDISLEIKNKDKVALIGASGSGKTTLAQIIAGFYTKDEGKIQYNNIDIENIDKHSLRENIFLVLQMPILFNNTLRFNITMGKNDIEDKKILKALEIAQLKDSIDNMTEGLDTIVGRHGIRLSGGQRQRLSIARMIIANPAIVIFDESTSALDVHTEAKLFNDLKPILENKTVITIAHRLSTVKNANMIYVLDDGKVVQRGTHQELEDEEGHYLEFIKNQLI, translated from the coding sequence TTGTCCGATAAAAAAGAAAAAATTGATCTAAAATATATATGGAAACTTTTATTAAAAAATAAAAGAAACTTGATTTTAGGTCAATTTGTCACTATACTAGCCATACTTCTTAGTGTACCTATACCATTAATGCTTCCTGCATTAGTAGATGAAGTATTATTGGATAAACCTGACTTTTTTGTTAACACTATAAATAGTTATTTTGGGGCTGGAGATACTTTTTATTATATAGCTATTGTTACTTTGTGTGTAATATTTCTAAGATTTATACATTTTATAACAACAGTAATAAATACAAAAATATTTACTTCAATCTCAAAATTTGTAACGTTTAAAATAAGAGAAAAACTAATTACTCATTTAAAAAATGTTTCTATGAACGAATATGAAAGTATAGGAAGCGGTGCAGTAGCTGCAAACCTAATAACAGATGTAAACACCCTTGATAATTTTATTGTTACTAGTGCTAGTAAATTTATAGCTTCAATATTAACTTTAATTGCTGTTTCTATTGTAATGATAGCTATTCATCCAATTCTAGGTTTAATGATTCTATTTATTCAACCTATTATAATGATATTATCAAAAAAAATTTCAAAACAAGTTGGTACTTTAAAAAAAATTGAAAACCAAGCTATTGAAGAGTTTCAAGATAATATTGGAGAATCACTAGAATTATTTGGTCAAATAAAAGCAAGTAACAAAGAAGCTTATTTTTTTGATGATGCTATAAAAAAAGCTGAAAAAATAAAAGAGACTTCAAATGATTATAGTTACAAAAGTGTTGCTTATGAAAGATTTTCTTTTACTATATTTCTCATAGCTTTTGAAATATTAAGAGCAAGTGGACTTGTAATGGTTGCATATTCTGATTTATCAATTGGTATGATGTTTGCAATGTTTGGATATATCTGGTTTATTATGACACCTGTACAAGATATTTTATCAATGCAATACTCTTATACTACTGCAAATGCTGCAATAAAAAGGATAAATAAAATACTTGATTTATCAACAGAAAATAGTGGTAATAGAAAATTAGAAAAAAGTAGTAATGGCATTGAGATAAAAATAGATAATTTAAACTTCTCATATAATAAAGACAAAAAGATATTAAAAGATATCTCTTTAGAAATAAAGAATAAAGATAAAGTTGCCCTAATAGGAGCTAGCGGAAGTGGGAAAACAACACTAGCACAAATAATTGCAGGTTTTTATACAAAAGATGAGGGAAAAATACAATACAATAATATAGATATTGAAAATATTGATAAACATTCATTAAGAGAAAATATTTTTTTAGTTTTACAAATGCCTATATTATTTAATAATACACTTAGATTTAATATCACTATGGGAAAAAATGATATTGAGGATAAAAAGATACTAAAAGCACTTGAAATTGCACAATTAAAAGATAGTATAGATAATATGACTGAAGGTTTAGACACAATAGTGGGTAGACATGGTATTCGACTTAGTGGAGGGCAAAGACAAAGATTATCAATAGCAAGAATGATTATTGCAAATCCTGCTATTGTTATTTTTGATGAGTCAACATCTGCTCTTGATGTACACACAGAAGCAAAACTATTTAATGACTTAAAACCAATATTAGAAAATAAAACTGTAATTACAATTGCACATAGACTAAGTACAGTAAAAAATGCAAATATGATTTATGTACTAGATGATGGGAAAGTTGTCCAAAGAGGAACTCATCAAGAACTAGAAGATGAAGAGGGACATTATTTAGAGTTTATAAAAAATCAATTGATATAA
- the lolA gene encoding LolA-like outer membrane lipoprotein chaperone, translating into MFYRMFLFCVLFLISASASIDFEKIKTFKADFVQTITNESGKEITYKGKIFVKNSGKVLWEYSDPIKKDVYIIGQSVIIDEPELEQAIFTSLEKNIDILQLIKDAKKLRENLYEARLYDNIYYIEIIDNSVKQIYFKDELSNKVLIEFKNNQENIDIDDSMFLFNAPEGYDVIEK; encoded by the coding sequence ATGTTTTATCGTATGTTTCTTTTTTGTGTACTATTTTTGATATCAGCCTCAGCTAGTATAGATTTTGAAAAAATAAAAACTTTTAAAGCTGATTTTGTACAAACGATTACTAACGAATCAGGTAAAGAAATCACTTACAAAGGAAAGATTTTTGTAAAAAATTCAGGAAAAGTTTTGTGGGAATATAGTGATCCAATAAAAAAAGATGTTTATATTATTGGACAAAGTGTAATTATTGATGAACCGGAATTAGAACAAGCTATTTTTACCTCTTTAGAGAAGAATATAGATATCTTACAACTTATTAAAGACGCAAAGAAGTTAAGAGAAAATCTTTATGAAGCACGATTATATGACAATATATACTATATTGAAATAATAGATAATAGTGTTAAACAAATATATTTTAAAGATGAATTATCAAATAAAGTTTTAATTGAGTTTAAAAACAATCAAGAAAACATTGATATAGATGATTCTATGTTTTTGTTTAATGCTCCAGAAGGTTATGATGTTATTGAAAAGTAA